Proteins encoded in a region of the Haloglomus salinum genome:
- a CDS encoding COG1361 S-layer family protein yields MRGQRGLALLLVGLLLVPVGAMGVGATPAKGSPSLSVYAPSNELTPGQSGSLTLQIANSGEVAYASPGTSGQVTTARAVAVELRSNVEGIDVKTGQQSVGSIQSGGLGVADFQVVTAEDVSPGTYELTAEVDYEYTEIVTQSGAQQEDDAEKEFDVTVRVTDDARFAVVDVESDVAVGQSGDVNVTVENVGASTARDASVTLQSTSSSVVFGGAASATRYAGGFAPGETRTFSFEATVAPDTPSADYALQATVDFEGTDGVPDTDGPFRVGVRPGAERTVDIRADATDLGVGTEGSVTLQVTNDGPATLHDATIAFQPGGETVAPVEAERVVGTLDPGASTTVEYPLRVAGSAEPGPRRLTFAVDYENDAGDAYRTDPVDLIAEVAPEQSFSLTGVEHSLRVGEEGELRGTVVNEGPGPARDAVLRLEAGGQSILPQETEYAVGSLESGASADFAFPIDVSAGAAEGPRQLSVTVAYDTDDGTAATSDSLSARADVAPSRDVFVIESGNTSIEAGESGTATVSVTNNRDVVLRNVNAQAFVDDPLSADTEEAYIPRLAPGETTEIEFDLSVASGASARPYPLEMDFQYDEPDGDTKLSDTYQATVRVTESTGGGGFLSTYGLPLGLVGLLALAGAGFVYTRQ; encoded by the coding sequence ATGAGAGGGCAACGCGGACTCGCGCTCCTGCTGGTCGGACTGTTGCTGGTCCCGGTCGGCGCGATGGGTGTCGGGGCGACCCCCGCGAAGGGGAGCCCGTCACTGTCGGTCTACGCGCCGAGCAACGAACTCACACCGGGACAGTCGGGCTCGCTGACGCTACAGATTGCCAACAGCGGCGAGGTCGCCTACGCCTCGCCCGGCACCTCCGGACAGGTCACGACCGCGCGCGCGGTCGCGGTCGAACTCCGGAGTAACGTCGAGGGCATCGACGTGAAGACCGGGCAACAGTCCGTCGGGAGCATCCAGAGCGGCGGGCTGGGCGTGGCCGACTTCCAGGTCGTGACCGCCGAGGACGTCTCGCCCGGGACGTACGAGCTGACCGCCGAGGTCGACTACGAGTACACCGAGATCGTCACCCAGAGCGGCGCCCAGCAGGAGGACGACGCCGAGAAGGAGTTCGACGTGACCGTCCGGGTCACCGACGACGCGCGGTTCGCCGTCGTCGATGTCGAGAGCGATGTGGCCGTCGGGCAGTCCGGCGACGTGAACGTCACCGTCGAGAACGTCGGCGCGTCGACCGCACGCGACGCCAGCGTCACGCTCCAGTCGACGAGTTCGAGCGTCGTCTTCGGCGGCGCCGCCAGCGCGACCCGCTATGCGGGCGGGTTCGCCCCCGGCGAGACGCGGACGTTCTCGTTCGAGGCCACGGTCGCGCCGGACACGCCGAGCGCTGACTACGCGCTCCAGGCGACCGTCGACTTCGAGGGGACCGACGGGGTCCCCGACACGGACGGTCCGTTCCGGGTCGGCGTCCGGCCGGGTGCCGAGCGGACGGTCGACATCCGGGCCGATGCGACCGACCTTGGCGTCGGAACCGAGGGGTCGGTGACGCTGCAGGTCACCAACGACGGTCCCGCGACACTTCACGACGCGACTATCGCCTTCCAGCCGGGTGGCGAGACGGTCGCCCCCGTCGAGGCCGAGCGGGTCGTCGGCACCCTCGACCCCGGCGCCTCGACGACCGTGGAGTACCCGCTCCGGGTGGCGGGAAGCGCCGAGCCCGGGCCCCGGCGGCTGACGTTCGCCGTCGACTACGAGAACGACGCCGGTGACGCCTACCGCACGGACCCGGTGGACCTGATTGCGGAGGTGGCGCCCGAGCAGTCGTTCTCGCTGACCGGCGTGGAGCACTCGCTGCGCGTCGGCGAGGAGGGTGAGCTTCGGGGCACGGTCGTCAACGAGGGTCCCGGCCCCGCCCGCGACGCGGTGTTGCGGCTGGAGGCTGGCGGCCAGTCGATCCTGCCACAGGAGACCGAGTACGCCGTCGGGAGCCTGGAGTCCGGCGCGAGCGCCGACTTCGCGTTCCCCATCGACGTCTCCGCGGGCGCCGCCGAGGGGCCCCGGCAGCTCTCGGTGACGGTCGCCTACGACACGGACGACGGGACGGCCGCGACGAGCGACTCGCTGAGCGCCCGGGCCGACGTGGCTCCCAGCCGCGACGTGTTCGTCATCGAAAGCGGTAACACGTCCATCGAGGCCGGCGAGAGCGGTACCGCCACCGTCTCGGTCACCAACAACCGGGACGTGGTGCTGCGGAACGTCAACGCCCAGGCGTTCGTCGACGACCCGCTGAGCGCCGACACCGAGGAGGCGTACATCCCGCGGCTGGCGCCCGGCGAGACCACCGAGATCGAGTTCGACCTGAGCGTCGCAAGCGGCGCGAGCGCCCGGCCGTACCCGCTGGAGATGGACTTCCAGTACGACGAGCCGGACGGCGACACGAAGCTTTCGGACACCTACCAGGCCACCGTCCGGGTGACCGAGTCGACCGGCGGCGGCGGGTTCCTCTCGACGTACGGGCTCCCGCTCGGGCTGGTCGGCCTGCTCGCCCTGGCCGGCGCCGGGTTCGTCTACACGAGGCAGTGA